A section of the Arabiibacter massiliensis genome encodes:
- a CDS encoding DUF948 domain-containing protein, with protein MDISEVVSIALPLVYVVVGAGLIWLVIELVMTVRKTRQTVDDLQKQVTPTLASVERITASLEPVAAKVDPLVERVSLTVDAANLEIMRVDQILEDVNEITDSVSSAVEAVDTVTSAPMELVTSVTSRVRNAFKPRRASEESVALGQAKAEGEDRAPVVGQHAAPVEEAPRQAEAPSTTDVPVAAVHLVKDVMSTSVKAAKEAVSEQRAQRAEERAEREEKAAAKQAAAEKTSEAAATIADVVASTAAADAGAASQKYFTYDDKNPSA; from the coding sequence GTGGATATCAGCGAAGTTGTCAGCATAGCCTTGCCCTTGGTGTACGTCGTCGTCGGCGCGGGGCTCATCTGGCTCGTCATCGAGCTCGTCATGACCGTGCGCAAGACGCGCCAGACGGTGGACGACCTGCAGAAGCAGGTCACGCCCACGCTCGCCAGCGTGGAGCGCATCACGGCCTCGCTCGAGCCCGTCGCCGCCAAGGTGGACCCGCTCGTCGAGCGCGTGTCGCTTACGGTGGACGCGGCCAACCTGGAGATCATGCGCGTCGATCAGATCCTCGAGGACGTGAACGAGATCACCGACTCCGTCTCGTCGGCCGTCGAGGCCGTCGACACGGTGACGAGCGCCCCGATGGAGCTGGTCACCAGCGTCACGTCGCGCGTGCGCAACGCCTTCAAGCCGCGCCGCGCGAGCGAGGAGTCGGTCGCGCTCGGCCAGGCTAAGGCGGAGGGCGAGGACAGGGCGCCCGTCGTCGGCCAGCATGCCGCCCCCGTCGAGGAGGCCCCCCGCCAGGCGGAGGCGCCCTCGACCACGGACGTTCCCGTCGCAGCTGTCCACCTGGTGAAGGACGTCATGTCCACCTCGGTGAAGGCCGCGAAGGAAGCGGTAAGCGAGCAGCGTGCGCAGCGGGCCGAAGAGCGCGCCGAGCGCGAGGAGAAGGCCGCCGCGAAGCAGGCTGCGGCCGAGAAGACCTCGGAGGCGGCGGCCACGATCGCCGACGTCGTCGCGAGCACCGCTGCGGCGGACGCCGGGGCGGCCTCGCAGAAGTATTTCACGTACGACGACAAGAATCCGTCGGCCTAA
- a CDS encoding replication-associated recombination protein A produces MDTLFTDMENERKSEVAPLAVRMRPRTLEEIVGQSEAVGPGSWLRNAIEQDRLSSVILFGPAGTGKTSLAHVIAETTKATFVEVSAIGGTVSDLRREIDAAEKRLSAFGLRTILFVDEIHRFNRSQQDTLLHAVEDRVVVLVGATTENPFFEVNSALISRSRVVELHGLSDAEIAELVGRALADERGLGGLYRLDEKARDAIVLLAGGDGRTALTTLELAAGMTEPGTRKKPARITEDNVRAATPHRVLPYDKNKDMHYDVISAFIKSMRGSDPDAALYWLARMIEGGEDPKFIARRMFIAASEDIGNADPQALLVAEAAFKSAEVIGYPECRINLAQAAIYLALAPKSNAAEAGIDAALAEVRSGPARSVPDHLRDRHRPGSENYGAYRYPHSYPGGWVDQRYLPDGLERGCFYRSSDRGWEAYRADASARDRAEARRRPPQG; encoded by the coding sequence ATGGATACCTTATTCACAGACATGGAGAACGAGCGGAAGTCGGAGGTCGCCCCGCTCGCGGTGCGCATGCGGCCGCGCACGCTCGAGGAGATCGTCGGCCAGTCGGAGGCGGTGGGCCCCGGAAGCTGGCTGCGCAACGCCATCGAGCAGGACCGGCTGAGCTCGGTCATCCTGTTCGGCCCGGCGGGCACCGGCAAGACCTCGCTTGCCCACGTGATCGCCGAGACGACGAAGGCCACGTTCGTGGAGGTGTCCGCCATCGGCGGCACCGTGTCCGACCTGCGCCGCGAGATAGACGCGGCCGAGAAGCGCCTCTCCGCGTTCGGCCTGCGCACCATCCTGTTCGTCGACGAGATCCACCGCTTCAACCGCAGCCAGCAGGACACGCTCCTGCACGCGGTGGAGGACCGCGTGGTGGTGCTGGTGGGCGCCACCACGGAGAACCCGTTCTTCGAGGTGAATTCCGCCCTCATCAGCCGCTCGCGCGTGGTGGAGCTGCACGGTTTGTCGGACGCTGAGATAGCGGAGCTCGTCGGGCGGGCGCTCGCCGACGAGCGGGGCCTGGGCGGGCTCTACCGGCTGGATGAGAAGGCGCGCGACGCCATCGTGCTGCTCGCAGGCGGGGACGGGCGCACGGCGCTCACCACGCTCGAGCTGGCGGCCGGCATGACAGAGCCCGGCACGCGCAAGAAGCCCGCGCGCATCACCGAGGACAACGTGCGCGCCGCCACGCCGCACCGCGTGCTGCCCTACGACAAGAACAAGGACATGCACTACGACGTGATCTCCGCGTTCATCAAGTCGATGCGCGGCAGCGACCCGGACGCGGCGCTCTACTGGCTCGCCCGCATGATCGAAGGGGGAGAGGACCCGAAGTTCATCGCGCGCCGCATGTTCATCGCCGCGTCGGAGGACATCGGCAACGCGGATCCGCAGGCGCTGCTCGTGGCCGAGGCGGCTTTCAAGTCGGCCGAGGTCATCGGCTATCCCGAGTGCCGCATCAACCTGGCGCAGGCCGCCATCTACCTGGCGCTCGCGCCCAAGAGCAACGCGGCCGAGGCCGGCATCGACGCGGCGCTCGCCGAGGTGCGCAGCGGTCCCGCCCGAAGCGTCCCCGACCACCTGCGCGATAGGCACCGCCCCGGCTCGGAGAACTACGGCGCCTACCGCTACCCCCACAGCTACCCCGGCGGCTGGGTGGACCAGCGCTACCTGCCCGACGGCCTGGAGCGCGGGTGCTTCTATCGGTCGAGCGACCGGGGCTGGGAGGCCTACCGCGCCGACGCGTCCGCGCGCGATAGGGCCGAGGCGCGAAGGCGGCCGCCGCAGGGATGA
- a CDS encoding AI-2E family transporter: protein MEETTSSAIEKTEKAKRGFLTVWTIVGAILLTGVFVYLVNILSVPVGIVIWSVVIVFCLRGPVNKLEKVGVPRLAGTAIAYVLMFVALALVGLLMFSPVFGVGDQFANLIQSIPSYVQTIAGWGNDLYARYADVLSNDAVQKWLNDALDAVMAWATTFARDGATGVVAIGAGVMNSFVAIGFALVVAFWVLMELPALGPECKRLVGPKRHDDLEMLHVTFTRVMGGYIKGTLLQCAIIGVGCAVLFGIIGVPNYAALGGIAGLLNIIPIVGPWLGGALAAIVGVFVNPVVAILALGGTIAIQQVVYTFVSPKIMANSVDVHPALTIIALMAGSAIGGAMSGFMGSLVGMLASIPAVAVAKAVFVYYFEKRTGRQLVSQDGVFFQGTPSSDGMVDPIADATSPHPNITAAFERVEQRKAEAERKARRNDKK, encoded by the coding sequence GTGGAGGAGACGACCAGCTCCGCAATCGAGAAAACCGAGAAGGCGAAACGCGGGTTCCTCACGGTGTGGACCATCGTGGGGGCCATCCTTCTCACGGGCGTGTTCGTGTACCTCGTCAACATCCTGAGCGTTCCGGTGGGCATCGTCATCTGGTCGGTCGTCATCGTGTTCTGCCTGCGCGGCCCGGTCAACAAGCTTGAGAAGGTCGGCGTCCCGCGCCTGGCGGGCACCGCCATCGCCTACGTGCTCATGTTCGTCGCGCTCGCGCTCGTCGGGCTGCTCATGTTCTCGCCGGTGTTCGGCGTGGGTGATCAGTTCGCCAACCTCATCCAGAGCATCCCCTCCTACGTGCAGACCATCGCCGGCTGGGGCAACGACCTGTACGCCCGCTACGCCGACGTGCTGTCCAACGACGCGGTGCAGAAGTGGCTCAACGACGCGCTCGATGCGGTGATGGCCTGGGCCACGACGTTCGCGCGCGACGGCGCCACCGGCGTGGTGGCCATCGGCGCGGGCGTGATGAACAGCTTCGTCGCCATCGGCTTCGCGCTCGTGGTGGCGTTCTGGGTCCTCATGGAGCTGCCGGCGCTCGGCCCGGAATGCAAGCGCCTCGTCGGCCCCAAGCGCCATGACGACCTGGAGATGCTGCACGTCACGTTCACGCGCGTCATGGGCGGCTACATCAAGGGCACGCTTCTGCAATGCGCGATCATCGGCGTGGGGTGCGCCGTCCTGTTCGGCATCATCGGCGTGCCCAACTACGCCGCGCTCGGCGGCATCGCGGGCCTGCTCAACATCATCCCCATCGTGGGCCCGTGGCTCGGCGGGGCGCTCGCGGCCATCGTGGGCGTGTTCGTGAACCCCGTGGTCGCCATCCTGGCGCTCGGCGGCACCATCGCCATCCAGCAGGTCGTCTACACGTTCGTCTCGCCCAAGATCATGGCGAACTCGGTGGACGTGCATCCGGCGCTCACCATCATCGCCCTCATGGCGGGCTCGGCCATCGGCGGGGCGATGAGCGGGTTCATGGGCTCGCTTGTGGGCATGCTGGCCTCCATCCCCGCCGTCGCCGTCGCGAAGGCGGTTTTCGTGTATTATTTCGAGAAGCGCACGGGGCGGCAGCTCGTGTCGCAGGACGGCGTGTTCTTCCAGGGCACTCCCTCCTCCGACGGGATGGTCGATCCCATCGCGGACGCGACGTCGCCGCACCCCAACATAACGGCCGCTTTCGAGCGCGTCGAGCAGCGAAAAGCCGAGGCCGAGCGCAAAGCTCGCCGCAACGACAAGAAGTAG
- a CDS encoding response regulator transcription factor — translation MIYYVEDDTNIRDLTVYALRQAGFEAQGFPAAGEFFAACRERLPELVLLDIMLPEIDGLEILHMLRAEPATKHVPVMMLTAKGTEFDTVCGLDAGADDYLAKPFGMMELVSRVNALLRRASAPAVAPDDELACGPISLVVSAHTVTVEGEPATLTLKEFDLLRALMQNEGHVLSRRQLLEDVWGVTYVGETRTVDVHVQTLRQKLAAAGEGADALIQTVRGVGYCLKSPS, via the coding sequence ATGATCTACTACGTTGAAGACGACACCAACATCCGCGACCTCACCGTGTACGCGCTGCGCCAGGCGGGATTCGAGGCGCAGGGCTTCCCGGCGGCCGGCGAGTTCTTCGCCGCGTGCAGGGAGCGCCTGCCCGAGCTCGTGCTGCTCGACATCATGCTGCCCGAGATCGACGGCCTCGAGATCCTCCATATGCTGCGCGCCGAGCCGGCCACGAAGCACGTGCCGGTGATGATGCTCACGGCCAAGGGCACCGAGTTCGACACCGTGTGCGGCCTCGACGCCGGCGCCGACGACTACCTGGCCAAGCCCTTCGGCATGATGGAGCTGGTCAGCCGCGTGAACGCGCTTCTGCGCCGCGCCAGCGCGCCGGCGGTCGCGCCCGACGACGAGCTTGCGTGCGGCCCGATATCGCTCGTCGTGTCGGCTCACACGGTGACGGTGGAGGGCGAGCCGGCCACGCTCACGCTCAAGGAGTTCGACCTCCTGCGCGCCCTCATGCAGAACGAGGGCCACGTGCTCTCGCGCCGCCAGCTGCTCGAGGACGTATGGGGCGTCACCTACGTCGGCGAGACGCGCACGGTGGACGTGCACGTGCAGACGCTGCGCCAGAAGCTGGCCGCGGCAGGGGAGGGGGCCGACGCCCTCATCCAGACGGTGCGCGGCGTGGGCTACTGCCTGAAGAGCCCCTCGTGA
- a CDS encoding ATP-binding protein has translation MTRAHRMSPTHLKVKSLAGKIFTSVLAFTLGIIVLLAVAMTTIYYMSYEHDAEAELAASAQDAARYLNATPSAENAPALEAQFSGLTRYTLIAPDGTVLFDSAADTGTMDNHADRPEVQKAADAGEAVTMRYSETLGTDTVYAAVKLDDGSIVRLSETRHSLLSFLGDMLMPVLVALAVAVVLVFLLSKVLTGRIMKPIDALDFANPLDNEIYEEMDPLLIRIDEQQRQLKQQNTELAEAENMRRDFSSNVSHEMKTPLQVISGYAELMKNDMVQPADRQKFAALIYDEAQTMRSLINDVLTLSKLDESAFDGEGSAAIDLLAVAERVAGRLSSFASDQGVDVQVEGQPTVVAGSATLAEEMLYNLIENGIRYNHEGGRVVMHVDGAGGEAVVRVSDTGPGIPEELHDKVFERFFRVDKSRSKETGGTGLGLAIVKHAVLYHRGTIEVQSAPGAGTTFILRFPLSD, from the coding sequence GTGACGCGGGCGCACCGCATGAGCCCCACGCATCTCAAGGTGAAGAGCCTCGCCGGCAAGATATTCACGAGCGTGCTCGCGTTCACGCTCGGCATCATCGTGCTTCTGGCCGTGGCCATGACCACCATCTACTATATGTCCTACGAGCACGACGCCGAGGCGGAGCTTGCCGCGAGCGCCCAGGATGCCGCGCGCTACCTGAACGCAACGCCCTCGGCCGAGAACGCGCCTGCCCTCGAAGCCCAGTTCAGCGGCCTGACCCGCTACACGCTCATCGCGCCCGACGGCACCGTGCTCTTCGACAGCGCCGCCGACACCGGCACCATGGACAACCATGCCGACCGCCCCGAGGTGCAAAAGGCCGCCGACGCGGGCGAGGCCGTGACCATGCGCTACTCCGAGACGCTCGGCACCGATACCGTGTACGCGGCCGTCAAGCTCGACGACGGCAGCATCGTGCGCCTGTCCGAGACGCGTCATTCGCTGCTGTCGTTCCTCGGCGACATGCTCATGCCGGTGCTCGTGGCCCTGGCCGTGGCGGTGGTGCTCGTGTTCCTCCTGTCGAAGGTGCTCACGGGGCGCATCATGAAGCCCATCGACGCGCTCGACTTCGCCAACCCGCTCGACAACGAGATCTACGAGGAGATGGATCCGCTGCTCATCCGCATCGACGAGCAGCAGCGCCAGCTCAAGCAGCAGAACACCGAGCTGGCCGAGGCCGAGAACATGCGGCGGGACTTCTCCAGCAACGTGAGCCACGAGATGAAGACGCCCCTGCAGGTGATCAGCGGATACGCCGAGCTCATGAAGAACGACATGGTGCAGCCCGCCGACCGCCAGAAGTTCGCGGCGCTCATCTACGACGAGGCGCAGACCATGCGCTCGCTCATCAACGACGTGCTCACGCTGTCGAAGCTCGACGAGTCGGCGTTCGATGGCGAGGGCTCGGCCGCCATCGACCTGCTCGCCGTAGCCGAGCGCGTGGCGGGCCGTCTATCCAGCTTCGCGTCCGATCAGGGCGTCGACGTGCAGGTGGAGGGGCAGCCGACCGTCGTGGCCGGCAGCGCGACGCTGGCGGAGGAGATGCTGTACAACCTCATCGAGAACGGCATCCGCTACAACCACGAGGGCGGGCGCGTGGTCATGCATGTGGACGGCGCAGGCGGCGAAGCCGTGGTGCGCGTGAGCGACACGGGCCCCGGCATTCCCGAGGAGCTGCACGACAAGGTGTTCGAGCGCTTCTTCCGCGTGGACAAGAGCCGCTCGAAGGAGACGGGCGGCACGGGCCTCGGCCTGGCCATCGTCAAGCACGCGGTGCTCTATCATCGGGGGACCATCGAGGTGCAGAGCGCTCCGGGCGCGGGCACCACGTTCATTCTGCGCTTCCCGCTCTCCGATTGA